In the genome of Salinigranum halophilum, the window GCTCGCACGGCGACTCCCCGCCGGGCCGCTGGACGGCTTCGGCTCGTCGGACTGTGACTGTCGCTCGCATCTGTCGAGCGTCGACGGAGAGGCCGTCGAGCGGACCATCAGAACCACTATCGGTTCCGTCGACTCGCCGTGACTCAGCACCGAGAACCAGTCGCTCTCCGACGTTTCTTCTCTCCCCCCCCACGAACGCGAGGACGTGGGCATCGCCCTCGCGTTCGGGACTGTCGACCGTTCGGACGTCCGTCCGTCCGGAAGCCGGGTGATTCCGGTGGTCGACGCGTCAGAGGCACCCCGGCATATGGACGATGGATGCATGGGGACTTTACCTCACCCCCTGTGCCCGATTTCAGAAGGTGAATTCACATATATAAAAACAACTTTTATTTATATATGAATACAGAATACGTTTTTCACAGCCGAACGGACTGGCGGATGACAGGTCGGTGCCACCCCCCGTTCGCCCGGTGTGCGACCTCCGACGGTCGTCCGCACGACTGCTTGGAGTTCCAGCCGCTGACACGAACCGGAATACCACTACACACGTCGACATAGGTTTATGACCGGAGACACCAGTACACGTAAGCGATGGTCGAGTCCGACACGCGCGAGCGAAACGAACACGGTCAGTTCGCCGACCGCATCCCGGCACAGGAGGCGCTCGCGGTGTTCGAGGCCCGCGAGGACCGCGCCCGTCCCGTGACGGCCGGTGACGTCGCCGACGCGCTCGACTGTTCGCGGCGGACGGCGCACAACAAGCTCGGCGAACTCACAGAGCAGGGCATCGTCCGCACGCGGAAGGTCGGCGCGCGCAGTCGCGTCTGGTGGGTTCCCATCGAAGACACGTCGACCGCTCCCGACGCGACGCGCCGGCCGGCCGTCACCGACGCGGCCAACGACGTCGAACTCCCGGGCTCCGGGAAGATTCTCGAACGCCGGCGACAGGCGCTCCTCGCGGCGTACGACTACCTGAGCGAACACCCCGAGGCGAAGAAGGCCGACTTCCTGCGCGACGTCTTCCCCGACCACCGCGCGGAGTTCGAGTCCGCGGAGGGGTGGTGGAACGCCATCCAGCCCGCCCTGCGCGAACTCCCCGGAGTCGACCCCCCGAAAGAGCGCGGCCACATCTGGCACTACCTCGGCGGCGACTGAGTCGGCACGAGAGAGACGTACAGATTTATATCGCTCGCCTCGCCCGGTTGAGGTGTCGCGAAGTGACTGCCGACGGTACCTCGTATGAATCCAGGAGAGTCGCCCTCCGACGCTGCCGACGACGCCGAGCCTGACGTCTACGCCTCGGAGGTCGAGGGCCGCCAGTACCGCGGCACGTCGTACATGCCGATGCCGTACGACGACCTCGTCGACGCCTCGGACACCGACGCCTACCCCGAGCGCGGCGAGGGCGGGTCGTTCAAGCTGCTCGACCTCCCGCGCGTCCCGAAACTCAGCCACGTCGTCGGCCCCTCGGCTATCATGCTCGGGGCCAGCCTCGGCAGCGGGGAGACACTCTTTTGGCCCGTCCTCATCGCCCAGGGCGGCTGGGCGCTGTACTGGGCGTTCTGGATCGGCGTCCTCACGCAGTTCTTCGTCAACACGGAGCTCCAGCGGTGGACCGTCGCCACCGGCGAGAGCGTCTTCCGCGCGTTCGACCGCGTGAGCCGCTTCTGGCCGCTCTTCTTCCTCCTCGCGGGGTTCGTGAGCCTCGGGTGGCCCGGCTGGGCGGCCAGCGCCGCACAGGTCGGCTCGTGGGCCTTCGGCCTCGCCGACTGGCAGCCACTGGGCATCGGGCTCATGGTCCTCATCTTCCTCTCCTACCAGCTCTCGCCGGTCATGTACAACGTCGTCGAGGGCGCACAGTTCGTCCTCGTCGTCGTCTCCATCCTCGGCGCGGTCACCCTCGCCGTCGTGACGGGGTCGACCGGCCAACTCGCCAACCTGCCGGCCGGCGCGGTGGCCATCGGTACCATCCCCGCGGGGACCGACCTCGCCGTGTTCCTCGGCGGCCTCGCGTTCGCCGGTGCGGGCGGCTATCTCAACCTCTCACAGTCGCTGTGGGTCCGCGAGAAGGGGTACGGCATGGGCAACTACCAGGGCCGACTGAAGAACCCGCTCATCGGCGACGACCCCGAACCGATTCAAGAGGACGGGTTCACCTTCGAGCCGACGGAGGAGAACCTCCTCCGCTGGCGTGGCTGGTGGCGCGTCATCCAGCTCGAACACCTCCTCACGTTCGTCGTCGGGTTGCTCGTCGTGGCGACGATGCTGATGACCGTGGCCGCGGAGTTCGCCTCCGGCAGTGACGCGGCGGGCATCGACATGTGGCTCACCGTGGTCGTCCCGCAGCTATCGGGGACGGGACAGGTGCTGGTTCCCCTCGTGCTGTTCGTCGCGCTCTTTACCACCGAGTACGCCATCGTCGAGTCGTTCGTCCGCAACAGCGCAGACATCGTCTACGAGACCCACGGCCGACAGGCCGGCTGGTCGCTCCCGACGATCTTTCTCGTCACGCTCACGGCGTTCACGCTCTGGGGTGTGGTCATCATCCTCCTCCCGTTCGACCAGCCCTTCTTCCTCCTCGTCGTCGGTGCCGCGATGTCGGGCGTGATGATGTGGCCGTACATCGCGCTCACGCTCGTCATCAACACCACCCGACTCCCCCCGCACCTCCAGCCGGGCTGGATTCGCGTCGTGGCGATGTGGTGGGCGACCGGCTTCTTCGGCTACTTCAGCACGCTCCTCATCGGGCGAACCCTCGCCCGCGACTTCGGTGTCGTCGCCTTCGAGACGGCACCCGGAATCGTCGGAAGCGGCCCCGCCGGCTACGTCCTCTGGCTCAGCTACCTCGTCGTGCAGGCGTACACGGTCGCCGTGACCCTCCGTGCGAAGCGTGACGGGACGGACACGGCACGGGAGGCGGCCGACGTCGACCGCGGGTGGCTGTCGTGAGACCGCAAGGCTCGACGAGCGACACCGTCGACCGCCTGTTCGCCGTCCTCGACGACCACCGGTACGTGATCTATCTCGGCGGGCTGAGCGCCGTCGTCCTCTCGCGGGCACTCGGCCCCGCATGGGTTCGGACACCCGTGTTCGTCGTCGCACTGACGCTGATGTGCACCACGTACCTCGCCGAACTCGACCGCCGGAGCACCGGAGTCGAGGCGGTGACGTTCGTCGTCGCCATCGCGGTCGCCGGCATCGCCGTCGGCGCGTTCGTCGTCGCCGAGGTGAGTCCCGTCGGTGGCTTCCTGTTCATCGCCGGCGGTGTCCTCTTCTTCCGCGCGGCCACGCGACGGAGCCAGCATGACTGAGGCTGCGTCACACACGGGTCGCGTCCGCGTCCACTACGGCATGGCCGGGTCGGTCCCGCTCCAGCTGTTCGAGTTCGTCTTCGAGCCGACGGGCTGTTACGTCCTCGACTGCGGCGCGTTCACCCCGCTGTTCGACCTCTCGCGGGGCAAACACACCCGACGGGCGGCCGCCCTCGACGACGTGTACGACGAACACGGTCTCGACGGGCTCCTCGCCGTCGCGGACACGACGACGTGGCTCCCCTGGGAGACGGTCGACTGCGTCACGCTGAACGACGGCAGTCGGTTCACCCGACCGAAACTCTCGGTTCAGACGCGTGGTGACGCACCGGCGTGGAGCGTTCGTCTCCACGGCGTCGACACCACGGCGCTCGCCGACGGTATCGCCGGGGTCGTCGACGGCGCGACCCGGTTCGAACACGTCGAGCGGACGCGGCTGTTCTGATTACCGGCGTGGGTGCCGGACCTGAATCCACGCGACGTCCGTCTTCGGGTAGCGCTCCGTCCGCTCGGGCGCGAACGACCCGTCGCGGCTGACGACGAACGCCGCGTCCCCGTATCGGACGGCCGCCTCGTCGTGGTGGACGGCGTCGCCGTCGCGGGTGTGGATATCGACGCTCCCGCGGCGTACCGGCCGCCGACCGACCCCGCCGGTGTCGGTGTCGCCGTCCCCGTTCCCGTCACCGTCGTCGGCCACCGCTCAGGCCACGACGGCCGCCAGTTTCTCGACGGGGTGTGGCGGCTCCTCGCCCTCGTGGTCTTCGAGTTGGGAGCGACAGGATGCGCCGGGGGCGACGACGGTCTCCCCGGGGCTCGCGTCGACCTGGTCGTAGAGGATGGAGGCGATGGCCTTCGACATCGAGTAGTGTTCGGCCTCGTAGCCGAACGAGCCGGCCATCCCACAGCAGGTCGAGTCGAGCGGGTCGACCTCGTACCCCACCTGCCCGAGCACCGAGACCGTGTGGTGGTCCTTGTTGGTCGACTTCTGGTGGCAGTGGCCGTGGTAGGTGAGTACCTCGTCTCGCGGGCGGAACTCACGGTCTCCGAAGAGGTCGAACGTGTCGACGTACTCCATCACGCCGTAGCTGTTCGCGGCGAACCGCTGCACGTCGGGCCCCGAGAGCAGGTCGAGGTAGTCCGACTGGAACATGACGGCGTCGGAGGGTTCGACGACGACGACGTCCCACCCCGCTTCGAGACGAGGGGTGAGCGCCTCGACGTTCTGTTCGGCCTCGGCCCGCGCCTTGTCGAGGAACCCCTTCGAGTGCGGCGGTCGGCCGCTCCCGGCGACGTCGTCCGGGATGTCGACGTGGACGCCGGCGGCTTCGAGCGCCCGGACGGCGGCCTTCCCCGCCTCGGGGTGGTTGTAGTTCGTGTACGTGTCCGGGAAGAGCAGGGCCCGGCGGACCGCCTCCGACTCGTCGACGGTCGACCCGCCGCGCTTTTCGAACCACGCCGCCAGGGACTCGGAAGCGAACGGGGGGAGCGAGCGCTCGGAGGCGATGCCCAGCGTCTTCTCCATGACCCACCCCGAACCGGGGAGCTTCGTCGCGAGGTTCGAGACCGGGGCGAGCGAACTGCCCACGCTGGAGAGGCGGTCGATGTTGGCGAACACCTTGTCGCGCAGGCTCGAGCCGTGGCGCTGGTGGTACTCGTGGGTGACCTCGGCTTTCATCTTCGCCATGTCCACCTCCGAGGGGCAGTCCTTCGTACAGCCCTTACAGCCGATACAGAGGTCGAGCACCTCGTGGACGAACTCGTCGGAGAACATCTCGTCCTCGTCGAACGCGCCCGACATCGCCTGTCGGAGCATGTTCGCCCGTCCGCGGGTGGACTGAATCTCCTCTTCCGCCGCGCGGTAGGTCGGACACATCACGCCGCCGGTCGTCTCCTGCGGCCCGCGACAGCCCGCACAGCCGTGACAGAGTTCGGCCATCCCCTGGAAGCCGTTGTCGTTGTCCCAGTTGAGAGTCGGCTCGAACCCCGCGTCGAACTCGTAGTCCGGGCCGAACCGGAGGTGTTCGGTCATGTCGTGGTCGCCGCAGATGTTCCCGGGGTTCAACAGCCAGTCAGGGTCGTACGCGGACTTCAGGTCGCGGAAGACGTTCCAGAGGTGGTCGCCGTACAGCTTGCGGTTCCACTGGGTCCGCGCGCGGCCGTCGCCGTGCTCGCCCGACACCGACCCCCCGTACTTCACGACGAGGTCGGTCACCTCGTCGGCGATGGCCTCGAACGTCTCGAGTCCCTCCACGGTCTTGGTGTTGACGAGCGGGCGGATGTGCAACACGCCGGGGCCGGCGTGCGCGTAGTAGCTCGCGAAGGTGTCGTGTTCGTCGAGGATGTCCTGGAAGTCGGCCACGTAATCCGGGAGGTTCTCCGCCGGGATGGCGGTGTCCTCGATGTACGCGATGTGTTTCGCGTCCGTCGTCCGGCCGAGGAGGATCGGTAGACCGGACTTGCGCATCTTCCAGAACTTCGCGCGCGTGTCCGCGTCGTGGGCCTCCATCGACCCGACGGCCGTGTGCGGCTTCTCGGTCGTCTCGGCGGCCCCCTCGGACGGCTCGACCCGGCTGTCGCCGTCGGGAACGCGGTCGGCGATGAGGTCGGCGACCTGCTGTCTCCCGTGGTCGTCGTCCTCGGCGTAAAACTCCACGAGTAAGACCGCGTCCGTCCCCGTCGGGAGGAGGCCGACGACGTCGCGGAACTCCGCGGTCTCCCTCGCGAGGTCGAGGAGCACGTCGTCCATCACCTCGACGGCGGCCGGGTCGTGTTCGAGGATGGGCGCGACGTCCTCCATCGCGTCGATGACGCTGTCGTAGGTGAGGAGGGCGACGGAGGCCGTGTTCGGGATGGGTTCGAGCGAGACGGTCGCCTCGGTGACGATGGCCAGCGTCCCCTCGCTCCCGGCGAGCAGGCGGGCGAGGTTGACCGTGCCGGGTTCGGAGTCGGGGTCGGTCCCCTTGTTGTCGGGCGTCCGCCGTCGCCCCTCGGCCTCGTCGACGAGCATGTCGAGGTTGTACCCCGAGACGTTCCGCTTCAGTTCGGGGTACTTCGCTTCGACCTCCTCGCTCTCCTCGTCGAGGATACGGACGACCTGCGCGTACACCCGCGGGAGTATCTCGTCGCTGTCTGGGTCGGCCCGTGCGCGGAGTTCGTCGACCGCCATCTCGCCGAAGCGTTCGACGCTGCCGTCGGCGAGGACCGCCTCGCACGATTCGAGGTAGTAGTCGGTCTTGCCGTACTGCAGCGAGTGCGCGCCGGTCGAGTTGTTGCCGATGGCACCACCGAGCGCGCTCTTGTCGCCCCAGGCGGGGTCGGGCGCGAACTTCAACCCGCGGGGCTCCAGCTCTCGGTTGAGGTCGCCGAGACGGGTCCCGGCCTGCGCCCGGGCGGTCGCCGCGTCGGGGTCGACGTCGACGACGCCGTCCATGTGCTGCTGGAAGTCGAGGACGACCGCCTCGTTCACCGTCTGTCCGGCCAGCGACGTCCCGCCGCCGCGCGGCAGGACGGGTATCTCGCGGCGAGCGCAGTACTGCATCACTGCGGCGACGTCGTCCGTCGACCGCGGCATCACCACGCCGATCGGCGTCTGTTCGTACGCCGAGGCGTCTGTCGCGTACAGCTCTCTGGTGTACGAGTCGAAGCGGACGTCGCCGTCGACTAGTCCTTCGAGGTCGTCGACGAGCGCCGGGCGAGCGACGTCCTCGGAGACGTAGTCGAAGTTCGCCCCTTCGAGTGGGTCGCCGGCCCGCGACCCCAGGTCATCCGTGTTGCTTGCCATCGATAATCAGTCCTTTGAGTCGTCCATTATAAAATCCGGAGGTTACGCCGTCCGGGGTCGATTTCGGAGTTCGATTCGCCGCGAGTGACACACGGGGGGAGACGGTAGCCGCGCCGCTCAGAAGACCCCCGGGAAGAAGACGTAGCTGAACAGCAGGGTCAACAGCCCAGTGGCGGTCCCGTAGTACACCAGCGGGATGAGTTCCAGCCGGATGACGCGGCCCTCCTCGCCGACGAGGCCAACGACGGCCAGCGCCGCGACGACGTTGTGGATGGCGATGAGGTTACCGATGGCACCACCGACGGCCTGCGCGCCGAGCATGAGCGTCCGCGGCGTCCCGATCTGGTCGGCGACGCCGTACTGGAACGTGCCGAAGAGGATGTCCGACACGGTGTTCGACCCCGCGAGGAACGCGCCGAACGCGCCGACGTAGGCGGCGAAGAACGGGTATGCACTGCCGACGAGCGACGCCATGCCGTCCGAGAGGACGATGAGCATGCTATCGGTGTTCGTCGCCGTTCCCGACTGGAGCATGATCTGGACCGTCGCCACGGCGAACAACAGCGCGACGACCGCGGGCATCACCTTCTCGACCGTCTCGGCCCACGACGCGGTGATCTCGTCGGTA includes:
- a CDS encoding winged helix-turn-helix domain-containing protein, with translation MVESDTRERNEHGQFADRIPAQEALAVFEAREDRARPVTAGDVADALDCSRRTAHNKLGELTEQGIVRTRKVGARSRVWWVPIEDTSTAPDATRRPAVTDAANDVELPGSGKILERRRQALLAAYDYLSEHPEAKKADFLRDVFPDHRAEFESAEGWWNAIQPALRELPGVDPPKERGHIWHYLGGD
- a CDS encoding Nramp family divalent metal transporter, which translates into the protein MNPGESPSDAADDAEPDVYASEVEGRQYRGTSYMPMPYDDLVDASDTDAYPERGEGGSFKLLDLPRVPKLSHVVGPSAIMLGASLGSGETLFWPVLIAQGGWALYWAFWIGVLTQFFVNTELQRWTVATGESVFRAFDRVSRFWPLFFLLAGFVSLGWPGWAASAAQVGSWAFGLADWQPLGIGLMVLIFLSYQLSPVMYNVVEGAQFVLVVVSILGAVTLAVVTGSTGQLANLPAGAVAIGTIPAGTDLAVFLGGLAFAGAGGYLNLSQSLWVREKGYGMGNYQGRLKNPLIGDDPEPIQEDGFTFEPTEENLLRWRGWWRVIQLEHLLTFVVGLLVVATMLMTVAAEFASGSDAAGIDMWLTVVVPQLSGTGQVLVPLVLFVALFTTEYAIVESFVRNSADIVYETHGRQAGWSLPTIFLVTLTAFTLWGVVIILLPFDQPFFLLVVGAAMSGVMMWPYIALTLVINTTRLPPHLQPGWIRVVAMWWATGFFGYFSTLLIGRTLARDFGVVAFETAPGIVGSGPAGYVLWLSYLVVQAYTVAVTLRAKRDGTDTAREAADVDRGWLS
- a CDS encoding FAD-binding and (Fe-S)-binding domain-containing protein, translating into MASNTDDLGSRAGDPLEGANFDYVSEDVARPALVDDLEGLVDGDVRFDSYTRELYATDASAYEQTPIGVVMPRSTDDVAAVMQYCARREIPVLPRGGGTSLAGQTVNEAVVLDFQQHMDGVVDVDPDAATARAQAGTRLGDLNRELEPRGLKFAPDPAWGDKSALGGAIGNNSTGAHSLQYGKTDYYLESCEAVLADGSVERFGEMAVDELRARADPDSDEILPRVYAQVVRILDEESEEVEAKYPELKRNVSGYNLDMLVDEAEGRRRTPDNKGTDPDSEPGTVNLARLLAGSEGTLAIVTEATVSLEPIPNTASVALLTYDSVIDAMEDVAPILEHDPAAVEVMDDVLLDLARETAEFRDVVGLLPTGTDAVLLVEFYAEDDDHGRQQVADLIADRVPDGDSRVEPSEGAAETTEKPHTAVGSMEAHDADTRAKFWKMRKSGLPILLGRTTDAKHIAYIEDTAIPAENLPDYVADFQDILDEHDTFASYYAHAGPGVLHIRPLVNTKTVEGLETFEAIADEVTDLVVKYGGSVSGEHGDGRARTQWNRKLYGDHLWNVFRDLKSAYDPDWLLNPGNICGDHDMTEHLRFGPDYEFDAGFEPTLNWDNDNGFQGMAELCHGCAGCRGPQETTGGVMCPTYRAAEEEIQSTRGRANMLRQAMSGAFDEDEMFSDEFVHEVLDLCIGCKGCTKDCPSEVDMAKMKAEVTHEYHQRHGSSLRDKVFANIDRLSSVGSSLAPVSNLATKLPGSGWVMEKTLGIASERSLPPFASESLAAWFEKRGGSTVDESEAVRRALLFPDTYTNYNHPEAGKAAVRALEAAGVHVDIPDDVAGSGRPPHSKGFLDKARAEAEQNVEALTPRLEAGWDVVVVEPSDAVMFQSDYLDLLSGPDVQRFAANSYGVMEYVDTFDLFGDREFRPRDEVLTYHGHCHQKSTNKDHHTVSVLGQVGYEVDPLDSTCCGMAGSFGYEAEHYSMSKAIASILYDQVDASPGETVVAPGASCRSQLEDHEGEEPPHPVEKLAAVVA